Proteins from a single region of Oncorhynchus nerka isolate Pitt River linkage group LG18, Oner_Uvic_2.0, whole genome shotgun sequence:
- the LOC115119618 gene encoding caspase-6 isoform X4, with translation MSCPGNKDTKGSLEKDNKTSQRTGPSENFTETDGYFCSSFSMDPAEEYKMNHKRRGLALIFNQEHFYWHLRMPPRNGTNADRSNLVKRFEDLNFEVQAFDNLKVEEVLDQISQAAEANHADADCFVCVFLSHGENDHVYAYDDKIAIQDITALFKGDKCKSLVGKPKIFILQACRGDKHDDPVTPMDVVDSEVKTNEVVVDAGVIYTLPAGADFIMCYSVAEGYYSHRETINGSWYIQDLCGAMRKFGDSLEFTELLTLVNRKVSMRSVGNCNDKTAIGKKQVPCFASMLTRKLYFRPKKQ, from the exons GTCCTAGTGAGAACTTTACAGAAACAGATGGGTATTTCTGCAG TTCTTTCTCTATGGACCCTGCGGAGGAGTATAAGATGAACCACAAGCGGCGAGGCCTGGCTCTCATCTTCAACCAGGAGCACTTCTACTGGCATCTGAGGATGCCCCCCCGCAACGGGACCAATGCTGACCGCTCCAATCTGGTCAAAAG ATTTGAGGACTTGAACTTTGAAGTGCAGGCCTTTGATAATCTGAAGGTGGAGGAAGTTCTGGATCAAATCAGTCAGG CGGCTGAGGCCAACCATGCTGATGCAGACTGCTTCGTGTGCGTCTTTCTGAGCCACGGAGAGAACGACCACGTCTATGCTTACGACGACAAGATCGCTATCCAGGACATCACTGCCCTGTTCAAAGGAGACAAGTGTAAGAGCCTGGTGGGCAAGCCCAAGATCTTCATACTACAG GCGTGCCGTGGGGACAAGCATGACGATCCAGTGACCCCCATGGACGTGGTGGACAGCGAGGTGAAGACCAACGAGGTGGTGGTGGACGCTGGGGTGATCTACACCCTCCCTGCTGGCGCTGACTTCATCATGTGTTACTCTGTGGCTGAAG GCTACTATTCCCACCGCGAGACGATCAACGGCTCATGGTACATCCAGGACCTGTGTGGGGCCATGCGGAAGTTCGGGGATTCCCTGGAGTTCACGGAGCTCCTGACCCTGGTCAACAGGAAGGTGTCCATGAGGAGCGTTGGGAATTGTAACGACAAGACCGCCATCGGGAAGAAACAGGTCCCCTGCTTCGCTTCCATGCTCACCAGGAAGCTCTACTTCCGACCCAAGAAGCAGTAA
- the LOC115119618 gene encoding caspase-6 isoform X2, with protein MSCPGNKDTKVTGSLEKDNKTSQRTGPSENFTETDGYFCSSFSMDPAEEYKMNHKRRGLALIFNQEHFYWHLRMPPRNGTNADRSNLVKRFEDLNFEVQAFDNLKVEEVLDQISQAAEANHADADCFVCVFLSHGENDHVYAYDDKIAIQDITALFKGDKCKSLVGKPKIFILQACRGDKHDDPVTPMDVVDSEVKTNEVVVDAGVIYTLPAGADFIMCYSVAEGYYSHRETINGSWYIQDLCGAMRKFGDSLEFTELLTLVNRKVSMRSVGNCNDKTAIGKKQVPCFASMLTRKLYFRPKKQ; from the exons GTCCTAGTGAGAACTTTACAGAAACAGATGGGTATTTCTGCAG TTCTTTCTCTATGGACCCTGCGGAGGAGTATAAGATGAACCACAAGCGGCGAGGCCTGGCTCTCATCTTCAACCAGGAGCACTTCTACTGGCATCTGAGGATGCCCCCCCGCAACGGGACCAATGCTGACCGCTCCAATCTGGTCAAAAG ATTTGAGGACTTGAACTTTGAAGTGCAGGCCTTTGATAATCTGAAGGTGGAGGAAGTTCTGGATCAAATCAGTCAGG CGGCTGAGGCCAACCATGCTGATGCAGACTGCTTCGTGTGCGTCTTTCTGAGCCACGGAGAGAACGACCACGTCTATGCTTACGACGACAAGATCGCTATCCAGGACATCACTGCCCTGTTCAAAGGAGACAAGTGTAAGAGCCTGGTGGGCAAGCCCAAGATCTTCATACTACAG GCGTGCCGTGGGGACAAGCATGACGATCCAGTGACCCCCATGGACGTGGTGGACAGCGAGGTGAAGACCAACGAGGTGGTGGTGGACGCTGGGGTGATCTACACCCTCCCTGCTGGCGCTGACTTCATCATGTGTTACTCTGTGGCTGAAG GCTACTATTCCCACCGCGAGACGATCAACGGCTCATGGTACATCCAGGACCTGTGTGGGGCCATGCGGAAGTTCGGGGATTCCCTGGAGTTCACGGAGCTCCTGACCCTGGTCAACAGGAAGGTGTCCATGAGGAGCGTTGGGAATTGTAACGACAAGACCGCCATCGGGAAGAAACAGGTCCCCTGCTTCGCTTCCATGCTCACCAGGAAGCTCTACTTCCGACCCAAGAAGCAGTAA
- the LOC115119370 gene encoding calcium uniporter protein, mitochondrial-like isoform X3, whose product MIHPRQPQWRCPPQVVFCSTVAPSSDVVLQYKHGRPVLAVPLPSRQESCLFFLRPMLMTVGDLIHDLQREDPGVTSASVLTKDGTRVANSTSIDSLLDKDFQLLINDAVYNIHSPEREASSVSSEHVVDVEDMKHMVQLLHTALHLPDHHLLKERQLLERLDGLKQDLSPLEQVKAQLARSAEFHSSRTLWTGVALLSVQGGALAWLTWWVYSWDVMEPVTYFLTYCTSIGVFSYYVLTKQDYVYPDAKDRQFLYYFHKGAKKERFNVQKYNELREELASVEEDLRRLRNPTQLQLPVEQIQSQP is encoded by the exons ATCCATCCCAGACagccacagtggaggtgtcctcCCCAAGTGGTCTTCTGCAGTACTGTAGCACCCTCTAGTG ATGTGGTGTTGCAGTATAAACATGGACGACCGGTGCTGGCTGTGCCGCTACCCTCCAGGCAGGAGAGCTGTCTGTTCTTCCTCAGGCCCATGTTAATGACTGTAGGAGACCTCATCCACGACCTGCAGAGAGAAGACCCAGGAGTCACCTCTGCCTCTGTGCTCACCAAGG ATGGTACACGGGTAGCTAACAGCACCTCTATAGACAGTCTCCTGGACAAAGACTTCCAGCTCCTCATCAATGATGCTGTATACAACATCCACTCCCCTGAAAGAG AGgcgtccagtgtgtccagtgagCATGTGGTGGACGTGGAGGACATGAAGCACATGGTGCAGCTGCTCCACACGGCCCTCCACCTGCCTGACCACCACCTGCTGAAGGAGAGGCAGCTGCTGGAGAGACTGGATGGACTCAAACAGGACCTCTCACCTCTGGAACAG GTGAAGGCACAGCTGGCGCGCAGTGCAGAGTTCCACTCCTCCAGGACTCTGTGGACAGGTGTGGCCCTGCTCTCTGTGCAGGGCGGGGCCTTGGCCTGGCTCACCTGGTGGGTGTACTCCTGGGACGTCATGGAGCCCGTCACCTACTTCCTCACCTACTGCACCAGCATCGGAGTCTTCTCCTACTATGTCCTCACCAAGCAG GATTATGTGTATCCAGATGCCAAAGACAGGCAGTTCCTGTATTACTTCCACAAGGGTGCCAAGAAGGAGCGCTTCAACGTGCAGAAGTACaatgagctgagagaggagtTGGCTTCG GTGGAAGAAGATTTGAGACGTCTAAGGAATCCAACCCAACTTCAGCTCCCTGTAGAACAGATCCAGAGCCAGCCATGA
- the LOC115119618 gene encoding caspase-6 isoform X3, producing the protein MSCPGNKDTKGSLEKDNKTSQRTGPSENFTETDGYFCSSSFSMDPAEEYKMNHKRRGLALIFNQEHFYWHLRMPPRNGTNADRSNLVKRFEDLNFEVQAFDNLKVEEVLDQISQAAEANHADADCFVCVFLSHGENDHVYAYDDKIAIQDITALFKGDKCKSLVGKPKIFILQACRGDKHDDPVTPMDVVDSEVKTNEVVVDAGVIYTLPAGADFIMCYSVAEGYYSHRETINGSWYIQDLCGAMRKFGDSLEFTELLTLVNRKVSMRSVGNCNDKTAIGKKQVPCFASMLTRKLYFRPKKQ; encoded by the exons GTCCTAGTGAGAACTTTACAGAAACAGATGGGTATTTCTGCAG CAGTTCTTTCTCTATGGACCCTGCGGAGGAGTATAAGATGAACCACAAGCGGCGAGGCCTGGCTCTCATCTTCAACCAGGAGCACTTCTACTGGCATCTGAGGATGCCCCCCCGCAACGGGACCAATGCTGACCGCTCCAATCTGGTCAAAAG ATTTGAGGACTTGAACTTTGAAGTGCAGGCCTTTGATAATCTGAAGGTGGAGGAAGTTCTGGATCAAATCAGTCAGG CGGCTGAGGCCAACCATGCTGATGCAGACTGCTTCGTGTGCGTCTTTCTGAGCCACGGAGAGAACGACCACGTCTATGCTTACGACGACAAGATCGCTATCCAGGACATCACTGCCCTGTTCAAAGGAGACAAGTGTAAGAGCCTGGTGGGCAAGCCCAAGATCTTCATACTACAG GCGTGCCGTGGGGACAAGCATGACGATCCAGTGACCCCCATGGACGTGGTGGACAGCGAGGTGAAGACCAACGAGGTGGTGGTGGACGCTGGGGTGATCTACACCCTCCCTGCTGGCGCTGACTTCATCATGTGTTACTCTGTGGCTGAAG GCTACTATTCCCACCGCGAGACGATCAACGGCTCATGGTACATCCAGGACCTGTGTGGGGCCATGCGGAAGTTCGGGGATTCCCTGGAGTTCACGGAGCTCCTGACCCTGGTCAACAGGAAGGTGTCCATGAGGAGCGTTGGGAATTGTAACGACAAGACCGCCATCGGGAAGAAACAGGTCCCCTGCTTCGCTTCCATGCTCACCAGGAAGCTCTACTTCCGACCCAAGAAGCAGTAA
- the LOC115119618 gene encoding caspase-6 isoform X1, with amino-acid sequence MSCPGNKDTKVTGSLEKDNKTSQRTGPSENFTETDGYFCSSSFSMDPAEEYKMNHKRRGLALIFNQEHFYWHLRMPPRNGTNADRSNLVKRFEDLNFEVQAFDNLKVEEVLDQISQAAEANHADADCFVCVFLSHGENDHVYAYDDKIAIQDITALFKGDKCKSLVGKPKIFILQACRGDKHDDPVTPMDVVDSEVKTNEVVVDAGVIYTLPAGADFIMCYSVAEGYYSHRETINGSWYIQDLCGAMRKFGDSLEFTELLTLVNRKVSMRSVGNCNDKTAIGKKQVPCFASMLTRKLYFRPKKQ; translated from the exons GTCCTAGTGAGAACTTTACAGAAACAGATGGGTATTTCTGCAG CAGTTCTTTCTCTATGGACCCTGCGGAGGAGTATAAGATGAACCACAAGCGGCGAGGCCTGGCTCTCATCTTCAACCAGGAGCACTTCTACTGGCATCTGAGGATGCCCCCCCGCAACGGGACCAATGCTGACCGCTCCAATCTGGTCAAAAG ATTTGAGGACTTGAACTTTGAAGTGCAGGCCTTTGATAATCTGAAGGTGGAGGAAGTTCTGGATCAAATCAGTCAGG CGGCTGAGGCCAACCATGCTGATGCAGACTGCTTCGTGTGCGTCTTTCTGAGCCACGGAGAGAACGACCACGTCTATGCTTACGACGACAAGATCGCTATCCAGGACATCACTGCCCTGTTCAAAGGAGACAAGTGTAAGAGCCTGGTGGGCAAGCCCAAGATCTTCATACTACAG GCGTGCCGTGGGGACAAGCATGACGATCCAGTGACCCCCATGGACGTGGTGGACAGCGAGGTGAAGACCAACGAGGTGGTGGTGGACGCTGGGGTGATCTACACCCTCCCTGCTGGCGCTGACTTCATCATGTGTTACTCTGTGGCTGAAG GCTACTATTCCCACCGCGAGACGATCAACGGCTCATGGTACATCCAGGACCTGTGTGGGGCCATGCGGAAGTTCGGGGATTCCCTGGAGTTCACGGAGCTCCTGACCCTGGTCAACAGGAAGGTGTCCATGAGGAGCGTTGGGAATTGTAACGACAAGACCGCCATCGGGAAGAAACAGGTCCCCTGCTTCGCTTCCATGCTCACCAGGAAGCTCTACTTCCGACCCAAGAAGCAGTAA